A region from the Azospirillum thermophilum genome encodes:
- a CDS encoding nitrogen fixation protein NifZ produces MTEAALPAKSGFIPPREPLYDWGLTVAAQDDLFNDGSHPMVPAGALLAPRGTPGRIVRVGRAEENGMPVYLVEFPGGTVVGCLEEEIAPADGSRRGVPGVMD; encoded by the coding sequence ATGACCGAAGCCGCCCTCCCCGCCAAGTCCGGTTTCATTCCGCCCCGCGAGCCGCTCTACGACTGGGGGCTGACCGTGGCGGCGCAGGACGACCTGTTCAACGACGGCAGCCATCCCATGGTCCCGGCGGGTGCGCTGCTGGCGCCGCGCGGCACCCCCGGCCGCATCGTCCGCGTCGGCCGGGCGGAGGAGAACGGCATGCCGGTCTATCTCGTGGAGTTTCCCGGCGGCACCGTGGTCGGCTGCCTGGAGGAGGAGATCGCCCCGGCCGACGGCTCCCGCCGCGGCGTGCCCGGCGTCATGGATTGA
- a CDS encoding cupin domain-containing protein, translating to MSDARFGSLLEGLPAHPQPDEILTTLAALPGTRIERIVSTGQSSPDGFWYDQAWDEFVLLVAGAATLQVEGEGDRMLTPGDWALLPARTRHRVAATTASEPTVWLAVHVGEPAGEPG from the coding sequence ATGAGCGACGCGCGATTCGGCAGCCTGCTGGAGGGTCTGCCCGCCCACCCGCAGCCCGACGAGATCCTCACCACGCTGGCGGCGCTGCCCGGCACGCGGATCGAGCGGATCGTCTCCACCGGCCAGAGTTCGCCGGACGGCTTCTGGTACGATCAGGCCTGGGACGAGTTCGTGCTGCTGGTCGCCGGGGCCGCCACCCTGCAGGTGGAGGGGGAGGGCGACCGCATGCTGACCCCCGGCGACTGGGCGCTGCTGCCCGCCCGCACCCGCCACCGCGTCGCCGCCACGACCGCCAGCGAACCGACGGTGTGGCTGGCGGTCCATGTCGGGGAGCCGGCCGGGGAGCCGGGCTAG
- a CDS encoding DUF1127 domain-containing protein → MGSVRKATAAGGWGWLEAALATLATWRERSRQRRALGELDGFLLRDIGVSPADARREAGKSFWER, encoded by the coding sequence GTGGGCAGTGTCAGGAAGGCGACGGCGGCGGGCGGCTGGGGCTGGCTGGAGGCGGCGCTGGCGACGCTCGCGACATGGCGGGAGCGCAGCCGGCAGCGGCGGGCGCTGGGCGAGCTGGACGGCTTCCTGCTGCGCGACATTGGGGTATCGCCGGCCGATGCGCGGCGCGAGGCGGGGAAGAGCTTCTGGGAGCGGTAG
- the dgcA gene encoding N-acetyl-D-Glu racemase DgcA, whose product MTAARRLTVRRESFPIRGSFRISRGAKTVAEVVVAEVEQDGVRGRGECVPYARYGESVAGVAEVLEGLAGEVAAGLDRRRLAELVPPGAARNALDCALWDLEAKLSGVPVWQLAGLPQAPGPLITCYTLSVDEPAAMAAAARERAPRHPLLKMKLTGEGDLERVRAVRAAAPQARLVVDANEGWTVELLRRFAPAFAELGVEMIEQPLPAGQDEALRGIACPLPLGADESCHGLDSLERLAGLYQVVNVKLDKTGGLTEALAMTRAAEAAGFDVMVGCMVATSLAMAPAVLVGQGARFVDLDGPLLLAQDRDPGLVYDGAVLQPPARELWG is encoded by the coding sequence ATGACCGCCGCCCGCCGCCTGACCGTCCGCCGCGAGAGCTTTCCGATCCGCGGTTCCTTCCGCATCTCCCGCGGCGCCAAGACGGTGGCCGAGGTCGTGGTGGCGGAGGTGGAGCAGGACGGCGTCCGCGGCAGGGGCGAATGCGTCCCCTATGCCCGCTACGGCGAATCGGTCGCCGGGGTGGCGGAGGTCCTGGAGGGGCTGGCCGGCGAGGTGGCGGCCGGGCTCGACCGCCGGCGGCTGGCGGAGCTGGTGCCGCCGGGCGCGGCGCGCAACGCGCTGGACTGCGCCCTGTGGGATCTGGAGGCGAAGCTGAGCGGCGTGCCGGTCTGGCAACTCGCCGGCCTGCCGCAGGCGCCGGGGCCGCTCATCACCTGCTACACGCTGAGCGTCGACGAGCCGGCGGCGATGGCCGCGGCGGCGCGCGAGCGGGCGCCGCGCCATCCGCTGCTGAAGATGAAGCTGACGGGCGAGGGCGACCTGGAACGGGTGCGCGCGGTCCGCGCGGCGGCGCCGCAGGCCCGGCTGGTGGTCGATGCCAACGAGGGCTGGACGGTGGAGCTGCTGCGGCGCTTCGCCCCGGCCTTCGCCGAACTCGGCGTCGAGATGATCGAGCAGCCGCTGCCCGCCGGCCAGGACGAGGCGCTGCGCGGCATCGCCTGCCCGCTGCCGCTGGGGGCCGACGAGTCCTGCCACGGGCTCGACTCGCTGGAGCGGCTGGCCGGCCTCTACCAGGTGGTGAACGTCAAGCTGGACAAGACCGGCGGCCTGACCGAGGCGCTGGCGATGACGCGCGCGGCGGAGGCGGCGGGATTCGACGTGATGGTCGGCTGCATGGTCGCCACCTCGCTCGCCATGGCGCCGGCGGTGCTGGTCGGGCAGGGCGCGCGCTTCGTCGACCTCGACGGGCCGCTGCTGCTGGCGCAGGACCGCGACCCCGGCCTCGTCTATGACGGGGCCGTGCTGCAACCGCCGGCGCGGGAGCTGTGGGGATGA
- a CDS encoding SIR2 family NAD-dependent protein deacylase, with protein sequence MTETLSTASVQDAADPDAVIRDIAGALAARTAVPYLGPAAFALLEPADCPIPRNSAELTQRLNAKVAAPGRIRSQLTAVAQFIETRRHRKTLEAILTDIFRRSVPPTPVHRFLASIPAPPLIVDVWYDDVLETLLSGSADRAWGQIQGLSHPQSTGEWVKYYAPDGSEVTSDTASAWDTVLYKPSGSVSPAGNYLISDSDFVEILTEIDIQTPIPPVVQQRRTGRSFLFLGCRFDQEIQRTFARQIAKRSGDRHWAVIPGELTRNEARFLEQHAIRRLDLPLDEAVARIAAALKS encoded by the coding sequence ATGACCGAGACGCTCTCCACCGCCTCCGTGCAGGACGCCGCCGATCCCGATGCGGTCATCCGCGACATCGCCGGGGCGCTGGCCGCCCGGACCGCCGTCCCCTATCTCGGCCCCGCCGCCTTCGCGCTGCTGGAGCCGGCGGACTGCCCGATCCCGCGCAATTCGGCGGAGCTGACCCAGCGGCTGAACGCCAAGGTCGCCGCCCCCGGCCGCATCCGCTCGCAGCTGACGGCGGTCGCCCAGTTCATCGAGACGCGCCGCCACCGCAAGACGCTGGAGGCGATCCTCACCGACATCTTCCGCCGGAGCGTGCCGCCGACGCCGGTCCACCGCTTCCTCGCCTCCATCCCGGCGCCGCCGCTGATCGTCGACGTCTGGTACGACGACGTGCTGGAAACGCTGCTGAGCGGGTCGGCCGACCGTGCCTGGGGCCAGATCCAGGGGCTCTCGCACCCGCAATCGACCGGCGAGTGGGTGAAATACTACGCCCCCGACGGATCGGAGGTGACGTCCGACACGGCATCCGCCTGGGACACCGTGCTCTACAAGCCCTCGGGCAGCGTCTCGCCGGCCGGCAACTACCTGATCTCCGACAGCGACTTCGTCGAGATCCTGACGGAGATCGACATCCAGACGCCGATCCCGCCGGTGGTGCAGCAGCGGCGGACCGGCCGCTCCTTCCTCTTCCTCGGCTGCCGCTTCGACCAGGAGATCCAGCGCACCTTCGCCCGCCAGATCGCCAAGCGCTCCGGCGACCGACACTGGGCCGTCATCCCCGGCGAACTGACGAGGAACGAGGCGCGCTTCCTGGAGCAGCACGCCATCCGGCGCCTCGACCTGCCGCTGGACGAGGCGGTGGCGCGCATCGCCGCAGCGCTCAAGAGCTGA
- a CDS encoding methyl-accepting chemotaxis protein yields the protein MSMAGNELFELSRGVLDVASKKVSLIEEITRRTKMLAMNALIEAARAGDAGRGFAVVANEVSDISRQVNTITRELRSEIVSRVDHLTTTGSAMVREMHGRRLADLSLNMIEIIDRNLYERSCDVRWWATDSAVVDCAADPTPETRRHAAHRLGVILESYTVYLDLWICDLKGEVIANGRPDRYPAALGARVEGEAWFRQALATGNGGEFTVGDVARNERLDHRVVATYATAIRRDGEADGEPIGVLGIFFDWEPQAAAVVQGVRLEEGERERSRCLLLDARHRVIASSDGRGLLTETVPLRRGAGSMGHYTDERGNLVGYALTPGYETYRGLGWYGVIVQEP from the coding sequence ATGAGCATGGCGGGCAACGAACTGTTCGAGCTGTCGCGCGGCGTGCTGGACGTGGCGTCGAAGAAGGTCTCGCTGATCGAGGAAATCACACGTCGGACCAAGATGCTGGCGATGAACGCGCTGATCGAGGCGGCGCGCGCCGGGGATGCCGGGCGCGGCTTCGCGGTGGTCGCCAACGAGGTGTCGGACATTTCGCGGCAGGTGAACACCATCACCAGGGAGCTGCGCTCGGAGATCGTCTCGCGGGTCGACCACCTGACCACCACCGGCAGCGCCATGGTGCGCGAGATGCACGGCCGGCGGCTGGCCGACCTGTCGCTGAACATGATCGAGATCATCGACCGCAACCTGTATGAGCGGTCCTGCGACGTGCGCTGGTGGGCCACCGACAGCGCGGTGGTCGACTGCGCCGCCGACCCGACGCCGGAGACGCGCCGCCATGCCGCGCACCGGCTGGGCGTCATCCTGGAATCCTACACGGTCTATCTCGACCTGTGGATCTGCGACCTGAAGGGCGAGGTGATCGCCAACGGCCGGCCCGACCGCTATCCGGCGGCGCTCGGCGCGCGGGTGGAGGGCGAGGCGTGGTTCCGGCAGGCGCTGGCGACCGGCAACGGCGGCGAGTTCACCGTCGGCGACGTGGCGCGCAACGAGCGGCTGGACCATCGGGTGGTCGCGACCTACGCCACCGCCATCCGCCGCGACGGCGAGGCGGACGGCGAGCCGATCGGCGTGCTCGGCATCTTCTTCGACTGGGAACCGCAGGCCGCCGCCGTGGTGCAGGGCGTCCGGCTGGAGGAGGGGGAGCGGGAGCGGTCGCGCTGCCTGCTGCTCGACGCCCGCCACCGGGTGATCGCCTCGTCGGACGGGCGCGGCCTGCTGACCGAGACGGTGCCGCTGCGCCGCGGCGCCGGCAGCATGGGCCACTACACCGACGAGCGGGGCAACCTCGTCGGCTATGCCCTGACGCCGGGCTACGAGACCTATCGCGGCCTCGGCTGGTACGGGGTGATCGTGCAGGAGCCGTAA
- a CDS encoding 4Fe4S-binding leucine-rich repeat protein: MSEDIPSALDWLGRPVDCGACLHRDRLAEGRCEPLRACVQDRYAKRIQRFFEWNADLAADHLDHPYFEVRTNAVRHAPIFLIPRLMEDPDETVRTALARRLPRRLLLKLRSDPEREVRIAVATRLEDADLAPLMRDPDYGVRLRVARRAPEGMLPAMMHDEDGEVRLEVARRIGLDWLMSMAWDDSNRVRLVVAQRLPAEKLSPLARDADWCVRYAVASRAALEDLDPLLDDPVEDVRAVARQRRTGVAAGLATDLPTD, encoded by the coding sequence ATGAGCGAAGACATCCCCTCCGCCCTGGACTGGCTGGGCCGTCCGGTGGATTGCGGGGCCTGCCTCCACCGCGACCGGCTGGCCGAGGGGCGCTGCGAGCCGCTGCGCGCCTGCGTCCAGGACCGTTACGCCAAGCGCATCCAACGCTTCTTCGAATGGAACGCGGATCTCGCGGCCGACCATCTCGACCATCCCTATTTCGAGGTGCGGACCAACGCGGTGCGCCACGCCCCGATCTTCCTGATCCCCCGGCTGATGGAGGATCCGGACGAGACGGTGCGCACCGCGCTCGCCCGCCGCCTGCCGCGCCGGCTGCTGCTGAAGCTGCGCTCCGATCCCGAGCGCGAGGTGCGCATCGCCGTCGCCACCCGGCTGGAGGATGCCGACCTCGCCCCGCTGATGCGCGACCCCGACTACGGCGTCCGCCTGCGCGTCGCCCGCCGCGCGCCGGAAGGGATGCTGCCCGCCATGATGCATGACGAGGACGGCGAGGTCCGGCTGGAGGTGGCGCGCCGCATCGGGCTCGACTGGCTGATGAGCATGGCATGGGACGACAGCAACCGCGTCCGCCTCGTGGTCGCCCAGCGGCTGCCGGCGGAAAAGCTCTCGCCGCTGGCTCGCGACGCCGACTGGTGCGTCCGCTACGCCGTCGCCAGCCGCGCCGCGCTGGAGGATCTCGACCCGCTGCTCGACGACCCGGTGGAGGACGTCCGCGCCGTCGCCCGCCAGCGCCGCACGGGCGTCGCCGCCGGCCTCGCCACCGACCTGCCGACCGACTGA
- the nifB gene encoding nitrogenase cofactor biosynthesis protein NifB, translating into MDNVISLDGILGLGELKAPDTAPPASAASGCSSSSCGSSDGPADMAPEVWEKVKNHPCYSEEAHHYFARMHVAVAPACNIQCNYCNRKYDCSNESRPGVVSEKLTPDQAIRKILAVAKEIPQLSVIGIAGPGDSLAAGGRNTFATFEQLQKKAPDLKLCLSTNGLALPDHVERIAQYNIDHVTITINMVDPEVGQHIYPWIFHGHRRWTGLDAAKILHERQMLGLEMLTARGILVKVNSVMIPGINDEHLLEVNRQVKARGAFLHNIMPLISDPAHGTQFGLTGQRGPTAQELKVVQDACEGGAKLMRHCRQCRADAVGLLGEDRGAEFTIDRIEAMGEVDYDDEARRSYREHVEAERAGRAVSKAAAKAEVQDSVGAQAAPILIAVATKGGERINEHFGHAREFQIYEVGPQGATFVGHRRVDQYCEGGSGDEDALDGVLAAINDCTAVLVAKIGGCPSKSLQAAGIEPVDRFAFEYIEESALAYFKDYAGRLSRGAVSVRAGQDAVIRTGALTALRA; encoded by the coding sequence ATGGACAATGTGATTTCCCTCGACGGCATCCTGGGCCTGGGTGAGCTGAAGGCGCCCGACACGGCACCGCCGGCCTCCGCGGCGTCCGGCTGCTCCTCGTCCTCCTGCGGCTCGTCCGACGGGCCGGCCGACATGGCGCCGGAGGTGTGGGAGAAGGTCAAGAACCACCCCTGCTACTCGGAGGAGGCGCACCACTACTTCGCCCGCATGCATGTGGCGGTGGCGCCGGCCTGCAACATCCAGTGCAACTACTGCAACCGCAAGTACGATTGCTCGAACGAGAGCCGGCCCGGCGTGGTCTCCGAGAAGCTGACCCCCGACCAGGCGATCCGCAAGATCCTGGCGGTGGCGAAGGAGATCCCGCAGCTCTCCGTCATCGGCATCGCCGGCCCCGGCGACAGCCTGGCCGCCGGCGGCCGGAACACCTTCGCGACCTTCGAGCAGTTGCAGAAGAAGGCGCCGGACCTGAAGCTCTGCCTGTCGACCAACGGCCTCGCCCTGCCCGACCATGTCGAGCGGATCGCCCAGTACAACATCGACCACGTCACCATCACCATCAACATGGTCGATCCGGAGGTCGGGCAGCACATCTATCCCTGGATCTTCCACGGCCACCGGCGCTGGACCGGGCTCGACGCCGCGAAGATCCTGCACGAGCGCCAGATGCTCGGGCTGGAGATGCTGACCGCGCGCGGCATCCTGGTGAAGGTCAACTCTGTGATGATCCCCGGCATCAACGACGAGCATCTGCTGGAGGTCAACCGGCAGGTGAAGGCGCGCGGCGCCTTCCTGCACAACATCATGCCGCTGATCTCCGACCCGGCGCACGGCACGCAGTTCGGCCTGACCGGCCAGCGCGGCCCGACCGCGCAGGAGCTGAAGGTCGTGCAGGACGCCTGCGAGGGCGGCGCCAAGCTGATGCGCCACTGCCGCCAGTGCCGGGCCGACGCGGTCGGCCTGCTGGGCGAGGACCGCGGCGCCGAGTTCACCATCGACCGCATCGAGGCGATGGGCGAGGTCGATTACGACGACGAGGCGCGCCGCAGCTACCGCGAGCATGTCGAGGCGGAGCGCGCCGGCCGCGCCGTCTCCAAGGCCGCCGCGAAAGCCGAGGTGCAGGACAGCGTCGGCGCGCAGGCCGCCCCCATCCTGATCGCCGTCGCCACCAAGGGCGGCGAGCGCATCAACGAGCATTTCGGCCACGCCCGCGAGTTCCAGATCTACGAGGTCGGGCCGCAGGGCGCCACCTTCGTCGGCCACCGCCGCGTCGACCAGTATTGCGAGGGCGGCTCGGGCGACGAGGATGCGCTGGACGGCGTGCTGGCCGCCATCAACGACTGCACCGCCGTCCTCGTCGCCAAGATCGGCGGCTGCCCGTCCAAGTCGCTGCAGGCCGCCGGCATCGAGCCGGTCGACCGCTTCGCCTTCGAGTACATCGAGGAATCCGCCCTGGCCTACTTCAAGGACTATGCCGGGCGCCTGAGCCGGGGCGCCGTCAGCGTCCGCGCCGGCCAGGACGCGGTCATCCGCACCGGCGCCCTCACCGCGCTGCGCGCCTGA
- the nifT gene encoding putative nitrogen fixation protein NifT — MKVMVRKAGEQYTVYVAKKDLEEPIVEMEKPGLWGGWVKVANGWTLDMPEMPADTRLPITVDARKRGAE; from the coding sequence ATGAAGGTGATGGTGCGCAAGGCGGGCGAGCAATACACGGTCTACGTCGCCAAGAAGGACCTGGAGGAGCCCATCGTCGAGATGGAGAAGCCGGGCCTGTGGGGCGGCTGGGTCAAGGTGGCCAACGGCTGGACGCTCGACATGCCGGAGATGCCGGCCGACACCCGGCTGCCGATCACCGTGGACGCCAGGAAGCGCGGCGCGGAGTGA
- a CDS encoding DegT/DnrJ/EryC1/StrS family aminotransferase produces the protein MTDSAALSDPASTEAPAARSPAPHPPATSAGDDGFDYIPLCNPDISTAEVEVLGQVLTRGGLGDGRMVQAFETAFAAYVGRAHAVAVASGTIGLLLALKAHGIGPGDEVLCSPFGWHQAQHAVALSGAVPVLVDIDYWQHTLNPEKAAQLVTPATKAMVAANVNGHPAHWDELTALAKERGLILIEDSCEAIGSTYKGRMVGSFGDCAVFDFSEPGVLLAGEGGMIVTDDRDLAHRLRYLRRREVEHRNTVVITRTVPWQAGMGALSAALGLVQLKRLPEILEKRNRVIGWYDRAMASFEGIKPPYRGPGAEIVNPMVYCVHLGTRFTASGRKAILEDLDTHDVDASDFGQPLHTQQYYQEHHADRGASRAACPVCTKTADRVLALPLHHGITEDQVTFIVETLKDATVNTGAGAAIYL, from the coding sequence ATGACCGACAGCGCCGCCCTTTCCGACCCGGCCTCGACCGAAGCCCCGGCGGCCCGATCCCCGGCGCCCCACCCCCCGGCGACCAGCGCCGGGGATGACGGCTTCGACTACATCCCGCTGTGCAATCCCGACATCTCGACGGCGGAGGTCGAGGTGCTGGGTCAGGTGCTGACCCGCGGCGGCCTGGGCGACGGGCGGATGGTGCAGGCCTTCGAGACTGCCTTCGCCGCCTATGTCGGCCGCGCCCACGCCGTGGCGGTGGCGAGCGGCACCATCGGGCTGCTGCTGGCGCTGAAGGCCCATGGGATCGGGCCGGGGGACGAGGTGCTGTGCTCCCCCTTCGGCTGGCATCAGGCGCAGCATGCGGTGGCGCTGTCCGGCGCCGTGCCGGTGCTGGTCGACATCGACTATTGGCAGCACACCCTCAACCCGGAGAAGGCGGCCCAGCTCGTCACCCCGGCGACGAAGGCGATGGTGGCGGCCAACGTCAACGGCCACCCCGCCCATTGGGACGAGCTGACGGCGCTGGCGAAGGAGCGCGGGCTGATCCTGATCGAGGACAGCTGCGAGGCGATCGGCTCCACCTACAAGGGGCGGATGGTCGGCAGCTTCGGCGACTGCGCGGTCTTCGACTTCTCCGAGCCGGGCGTGCTGCTGGCCGGCGAGGGCGGCATGATCGTCACCGACGACCGCGACCTCGCCCACCGGCTGCGCTATCTGCGCCGGCGCGAGGTGGAGCACCGCAACACCGTCGTCATCACCCGCACCGTCCCCTGGCAGGCCGGCATGGGCGCGCTGTCCGCCGCACTCGGCCTCGTCCAGTTGAAGCGGCTCCCCGAAATCCTGGAGAAGCGCAACCGCGTCATCGGCTGGTACGACCGCGCCATGGCCTCCTTCGAGGGGATCAAGCCGCCCTACCGCGGGCCGGGGGCGGAGATCGTCAACCCCATGGTCTATTGCGTGCATCTCGGCACGCGCTTCACCGCGTCGGGGCGCAAGGCGATCCTGGAGGATCTCGACACCCACGACGTCGACGCCTCCGACTTCGGCCAGCCGCTCCACACCCAGCAATATTACCAGGAGCATCACGCCGACCGCGGGGCCAGCCGCGCCGCCTGCCCGGTCTGCACCAAGACGGCCGACCGGGTGCTCGCCCTGCCGCTGCATCACGGGATCACCGAGGACCAGGTGACCTTCATCGTCGAGACGCTGAAGGACGCCACGGTCAACACCGGCGCCGGCGCCGCGATCTATCTGTGA
- a CDS encoding 4Fe-4S dicluster domain-containing protein, translated as MAYKIKASDCTACGACEAECPNIAISFKKGTYVIDPVKCTECQGHFDAPQCAAVCPADCCVPA; from the coding sequence ATGGCCTACAAGATCAAAGCCTCCGACTGCACCGCCTGCGGCGCCTGCGAGGCCGAGTGCCCGAACATCGCCATCAGCTTCAAGAAGGGCACCTACGTGATCGACCCGGTCAAATGCACGGAATGCCAGGGCCATTTCGACGCCCCGCAATGCGCCGCGGTCTGCCCGGCCGACTGCTGCGTCCCGGCCTGA
- a CDS encoding LysR family transcriptional regulator, with translation MRSLSPDQLRSYLTVVESGSFQAAARRLNLTQPAVSLQIRELESRLGVRLLDREGRQAVPTPAGQTLLTRARRILAEIDSALEAMERHRTGSLGRLRLGSGTSVATHLLPAALKRLRERFPGLEITVSTGTAGEIVRRLLDNDFDLAVVTLPVTEDGLEIEPLRDQPAVAILPADLPGAAGLPERVSPADLARFPLILDQRPSRLGQLTAAWFESGGVQPRPIMELASYAAIRSMVAAGMGASVVTSDLVAEAGAPLIVRPLDPPLVVRLAIARRLGQPADPALTLACQALRDLSGPPGFCRHGL, from the coding sequence ATGCGCAGCCTCAGCCCCGACCAGCTTCGCAGCTATCTGACGGTGGTGGAGAGCGGCAGCTTCCAGGCGGCGGCACGGCGGTTGAACCTCACCCAGCCGGCGGTCAGCCTGCAGATCCGCGAGCTCGAATCCCGCCTCGGCGTCCGGCTGCTCGACCGCGAGGGACGGCAGGCGGTGCCGACCCCCGCCGGCCAGACCCTGCTGACCCGCGCCCGGCGCATCCTGGCGGAGATCGACTCCGCGCTGGAGGCGATGGAGCGGCACCGCACCGGCTCGCTCGGCCGGCTGCGACTCGGCTCCGGCACCTCGGTGGCGACCCATCTGCTCCCGGCGGCGCTGAAGCGGCTGCGCGAGCGGTTCCCGGGACTGGAGATCACCGTCTCGACCGGCACGGCTGGCGAGATCGTGCGTCGCCTTCTCGACAACGACTTCGACCTTGCGGTCGTCACCCTGCCGGTGACGGAGGACGGGCTGGAGATCGAGCCGCTGCGCGACCAGCCGGCGGTGGCGATCCTGCCCGCCGACCTGCCGGGCGCCGCCGGCCTGCCCGAGCGCGTCAGCCCGGCGGACCTCGCGCGCTTTCCCCTCATCCTCGACCAGCGGCCGAGCCGGCTCGGCCAGTTGACCGCCGCCTGGTTCGAAAGCGGCGGCGTGCAGCCCCGCCCTATCATGGAGCTGGCGAGCTATGCCGCCATCCGCTCGATGGTGGCGGCCGGCATGGGCGCCTCGGTCGTCACCTCGGACCTCGTCGCCGAAGCCGGCGCGCCGCTGATCGTCCGGCCGCTCGACCCGCCCCTGGTCGTCCGCCTCGCCATCGCCCGCCGGCTGGGCCAGCCGGCCGACCCGGCCCTGACGCTGGCCTGCCAGGCCCTGCGCGACCTCTCCGGTCCTCCGGGGTTCTGTCGCCACGGCCTGTAG
- a CDS encoding nitrogen fixation protein NifZ — protein MELAGPPVFDQGHKVRALRDVRNDGTYPGRPTGDFLIRQGDVGYVISVGTYLQMYYIYAVDFYEKRVVVGMRAKELELIDATCNDPQ, from the coding sequence GTGGAACTGGCCGGCCCGCCGGTCTTCGACCAGGGCCACAAGGTGCGGGCGCTGCGCGATGTGCGCAACGACGGCACCTATCCCGGCCGGCCGACCGGCGACTTCCTGATCCGTCAGGGCGACGTCGGCTATGTCATCTCGGTCGGGACCTACCTGCAGATGTATTACATCTATGCCGTGGACTTCTACGAGAAGCGCGTCGTCGTCGGCATGCGCGCCAAGGAGCTGGAGCTGATCGACGCCACCTGCAACGACCCGCAATAG
- a CDS encoding cysteine desulfurase family protein: MTIYLDNNATTALAPEVREAMFPCLFGEFANPSSPHSGGMAARRAVGEARGQVAGLIGARPAEILFTGSATEATHTAILGSLRALEERDPRRCHLVTTAVEHPATLMLFADLRDRGWRVTVLPVNGAGVPSLVDLAAAVTPETALVSMMWANNETGVLMPVGAAAAIARQNGALFHSDAVQAAGRVPVEVAGVDFLTLSAHKMHGPKGIGALYIRKGAPFLPLIHGHQERGRRGGTENVPAIVGFGAAARLAGAALSGAGAVAGLRDRLERGILARWPGARVNGASPAGVPAARLPNTSSIRFADPQGRPVDAEELLTRLDRAGIAVSMGAACASGGNEPSHVLTAMGLSPAQAAGSLRFSLSRYSTASEVDAVLGELPALHARLAA; this comes from the coding sequence ATGACCATCTATCTCGACAACAACGCGACGACGGCGCTTGCGCCCGAGGTGCGGGAGGCCATGTTCCCCTGCCTGTTCGGCGAGTTCGCCAACCCCTCCAGCCCGCACAGCGGCGGGATGGCCGCCCGGCGCGCTGTGGGCGAGGCGCGCGGACAGGTCGCCGGACTGATCGGCGCCCGGCCGGCCGAGATCCTCTTCACCGGCAGCGCCACCGAGGCGACCCATACCGCCATCCTCGGCAGCCTGCGCGCGCTGGAGGAACGGGACCCGCGGCGCTGCCATCTCGTGACCACGGCGGTCGAGCATCCCGCCACCCTGATGCTGTTCGCCGACCTGCGCGACCGCGGCTGGCGCGTCACCGTGCTGCCGGTCAACGGCGCCGGGGTGCCGTCGCTGGTCGACCTCGCCGCCGCGGTGACGCCGGAGACGGCGCTGGTCTCCATGATGTGGGCGAACAACGAGACCGGCGTCCTGATGCCGGTCGGCGCCGCCGCGGCCATCGCCCGGCAGAACGGCGCGCTGTTCCACAGCGACGCCGTGCAGGCGGCCGGCCGGGTGCCGGTGGAGGTCGCGGGCGTCGATTTCCTGACGCTGTCCGCCCACAAGATGCATGGGCCCAAGGGCATCGGCGCGCTCTACATCCGCAAGGGCGCGCCCTTCCTGCCGCTGATCCACGGCCATCAGGAGCGCGGCCGGCGCGGCGGGACCGAGAATGTGCCGGCGATCGTCGGCTTCGGCGCCGCCGCCCGGCTGGCCGGCGCCGCGCTGTCGGGAGCGGGTGCCGTCGCCGGGCTGCGCGACCGGCTGGAGCGCGGGATCCTCGCCCGCTGGCCCGGGGCGCGGGTCAATGGCGCCTCCCCGGCCGGCGTGCCGGCCGCGCGGCTGCCCAACACCTCCTCCATCCGCTTCGCCGATCCGCAGGGCCGGCCGGTCGACGCCGAGGAGTTGCTGACGCGGCTGGACCGCGCCGGCATCGCCGTGTCGATGGGCGCCGCCTGCGCCAGCGGCGGCAACGAGCCGAGCCATGTCCTGACCGCCATGGGCCTGTCGCCGGCGCAGGCGGCAGGCAGCCTGCGCTTCTCCCTCAGCCGCTACAGCACGGCGTCCGAAGTGGATGCCGTGCTCGGCGAACTGCCCGCCCTGCATGCGCGGCTGGCGGCCTGA